Proteins encoded in a region of the Deltaproteobacteria bacterium genome:
- a CDS encoding deoxyribodipyrimidine photolyase, with translation MESRVPDLRVRVRSPSPVNPDGRFVLYWMLMGRRPAWNFALDRAVEWASELKKPLVVFEGVRLQYPWASDRLHRFLLDGMRDNLRAFAAAPACYYPYVETAPDAGKGLVRALAGLAAVVVTDDYPAFMIPAMTEAAARQSPVRFEQVDSNGLLPMQAAGAVYPTAYAFRRFLQKELPAHLLAFPRASPLKGVTIPALDALPAEITGRWPAATAAMLEGGQRFLASLPIDHRAGAAGTPGGFRAGRKQLGDFLGARLPRYPEDRSEPEKDGGSGLSPYLHFGHVSAHEIADAVFRDAGWSPQRLGTGAQGRKEGWWGLPPAAEAFLDELVTWRELGFNFCSRRDDYDRYESLPDWALHTLARHAGDRRPHVYRFEEFDGARTHDALWNAAQSQLVREGRMHNYLRMLWGKKILEWSEGPSTALATMIELNNRYALDGRDPNSYSGIFWVLGRYDRPWGPERPIFGTVRYMSSENTARKFSVKNYIRKYAPDGGGQGALL, from the coding sequence ATGGAGTCCCGTGTTCCTGATCTTCGCGTGCGGGTGCGCAGCCCGTCGCCGGTGAATCCGGACGGCCGGTTTGTCCTGTACTGGATGCTCATGGGCCGCCGTCCGGCGTGGAACTTCGCGCTGGACCGGGCCGTGGAGTGGGCGTCCGAACTGAAGAAGCCGCTCGTCGTTTTCGAGGGTGTCCGCCTCCAGTATCCCTGGGCGAGCGACCGCCTGCACCGGTTCCTGCTGGACGGGATGCGCGACAACCTGAGGGCGTTCGCGGCGGCGCCGGCCTGCTACTACCCCTATGTCGAAACCGCCCCCGATGCCGGGAAGGGGCTCGTCCGGGCGCTCGCGGGGCTGGCCGCCGTCGTGGTGACCGACGACTATCCGGCGTTCATGATCCCGGCCATGACCGAAGCGGCCGCCCGGCAGTCGCCGGTCCGGTTCGAGCAGGTCGATTCGAACGGCCTGCTCCCCATGCAGGCGGCCGGGGCGGTTTATCCCACGGCCTACGCGTTCCGCCGGTTTTTGCAGAAGGAACTCCCCGCCCACCTGCTGGCATTTCCAAGGGCCAGTCCCCTGAAAGGGGTCACGATCCCGGCGCTCGATGCCCTCCCCGCGGAGATCACCGGGCGCTGGCCCGCCGCCACTGCCGCTATGCTGGAGGGCGGGCAGAGGTTTCTCGCCTCGCTCCCCATCGACCACCGCGCCGGGGCGGCCGGGACGCCGGGCGGTTTCCGGGCGGGACGAAAGCAGCTTGGGGATTTTCTCGGTGCCCGGCTCCCCCGCTATCCGGAAGACCGCAGCGAGCCGGAGAAAGACGGCGGATCGGGCCTTTCACCCTATCTCCACTTCGGACATGTGTCGGCCCACGAGATCGCGGATGCCGTGTTCCGGGACGCGGGCTGGTCGCCGCAGCGGCTCGGCACCGGGGCGCAGGGCCGCAAGGAAGGGTGGTGGGGGCTGCCGCCAGCGGCCGAGGCCTTTCTGGACGAACTCGTCACTTGGCGGGAGCTGGGCTTCAACTTCTGTTCCCGGCGGGACGACTACGACCGGTACGAATCCCTTCCCGACTGGGCGCTTCACACGCTCGCCCGGCACGCGGGCGACCGGCGGCCCCATGTTTACCGGTTCGAGGAGTTCGACGGCGCCCGGACACACGACGCCCTGTGGAACGCCGCCCAGTCTCAGCTCGTCCGGGAGGGCCGGATGCACAACTACCTGCGGATGCTCTGGGGAAAGAAGATCCTCGAATGGTCGGAGGGGCCTTCGACGGCGCTCGCCACGATGATCGAGCTGAACAACCGCTACGCGCTCGATGGCCGGGATCCGAACTCCTACAGCGGGATATTCTGGGTTTTGGGGCGGTACGACCGGCCCTGGGGGCCGGAGCGGCCCATCTTCGGGACCGTCCGCTACATGAGCAGCGAGAACACCGCCCGGAAGTTCAGCGTGAAGAACTATATCCGCAAATACGCCCCGGACGGCGGCGGGCAGGGCGCGCTGCTGTAG
- a CDS encoding carbon-nitrogen hydrolase, giving the protein MPSKRKPKSSARKTAAQSTDTVRIGLVQMSCSADPKANLQKAIDRIGEAARKGAQIVCLQELFRSLYFCQSENYQNFDLAEPVPGPSTEAISKAAKRHGVAVVASLFERRTAGIYHNTTAVLDADGSYLGIYRKMHIPDDPLFYEKYYFTPGDLGFRTFRTKFAEIGVLICWDQWYPEGARLTALQGAQILFYPTAIGWHPSEKGRYGKAQHDSWETIQRAHAIANGVYVAVANRVGHEHGGDRKGGIEFWGQSFLCDPQGQFVARASANREAILVGEADLKRIEVVRRNWPFLRDRRIDAYGGLTRRYLDKGS; this is encoded by the coding sequence ATGCCGTCCAAACGCAAGCCGAAAAGCAGCGCCCGCAAGACCGCGGCACAGAGCACGGACACGGTCAGGATCGGGCTGGTCCAGATGTCCTGCTCCGCCGACCCCAAGGCGAATCTCCAGAAGGCGATCGACCGGATCGGCGAGGCAGCCCGCAAAGGCGCGCAGATCGTCTGTCTCCAGGAGCTGTTCCGTTCGCTCTACTTCTGCCAGTCGGAGAACTACCAGAACTTCGACCTCGCCGAGCCGGTTCCCGGCCCCTCCACGGAAGCCATCTCGAAGGCGGCGAAAAGGCACGGCGTGGCTGTCGTGGCGTCGCTGTTCGAGCGGCGGACGGCCGGCATTTACCACAACACGACGGCGGTCCTGGATGCCGACGGCTCCTACCTGGGCATATACCGGAAAATGCACATTCCGGACGATCCGCTGTTCTACGAGAAATACTACTTCACGCCGGGCGATCTGGGCTTCCGCACCTTCCGGACAAAATTCGCCGAAATCGGCGTCCTCATCTGCTGGGACCAGTGGTACCCCGAGGGAGCACGGCTCACCGCGCTTCAGGGCGCGCAGATCCTGTTCTATCCGACCGCGATCGGCTGGCATCCTTCCGAGAAGGGCCGCTACGGGAAGGCCCAGCACGATTCCTGGGAAACCATCCAGCGGGCCCATGCCATCGCCAATGGCGTCTATGTCGCCGTCGCCAACCGTGTCGGCCATGAACACGGCGGCGACCGCAAGGGCGGGATCGAGTTCTGGGGCCAGTCGTTCCTCTGCGATCCGCAGGGGCAGTTCGTCGCCAGGGCATCGGCAAACCGCGAGGCAATCCTGGTGGGCGAGGCCGATCTCAAGCGGATCGAGGTGGTCCGCCGGAACTGGCCATTCCTGCGCGACCGGCGCATTGATGCCTATGGCGGCCTCACCCGGCGGTATCTGGACAAGGGGAGCTGA
- a CDS encoding SUMF1/EgtB/PvdO family nonheme iron enzyme — translation MKPGPALEPIDDMVLIPAGSFFFGKDEIPQFLPDFWIDRHEVTVSEYYQCVRAGVCTPPEPVLIGLWPLCSWNYPFFFGSGEPRSGRERRPVNCVTWDQASIYCQWAGKRLPTEREWEKAARGDDRRMYPWGDAPPSCDRAVMRKNNVSGCGAKTTWDVCSKPDGNSPHGLCDMSGNVWEWVADWAEIPGRSEAIKIIKGGTYRCDQDSKTLKLTYQGGGRNEFAVDVVGFRCAK, via the coding sequence ATGAAGCCGGGCCCAGCCCTGGAACCTATCGACGACATGGTGCTGATCCCGGCGGGCAGCTTCTTCTTCGGAAAGGATGAAATACCCCAATTCCTTCCGGATTTCTGGATTGACCGGCATGAGGTAACGGTCAGCGAATACTATCAGTGTGTCCGTGCGGGCGTCTGTACTCCGCCTGAACCCGTTTTGATTGGATTGTGGCCGCTGTGCAGCTGGAACTATCCGTTCTTCTTCGGGTCGGGTGAGCCCCGTTCCGGCCGCGAGCGCCGTCCGGTGAACTGCGTAACGTGGGACCAGGCCAGTATCTACTGCCAGTGGGCAGGCAAGCGGCTGCCGACAGAAAGGGAATGGGAGAAGGCTGCACGGGGCGATGACCGGCGGATGTACCCCTGGGGCGATGCGCCGCCGTCCTGCGATCGTGCGGTGATGAGGAAAAACAATGTGTCTGGTTGTGGCGCAAAAACGACATGGGATGTTTGCTCAAAGCCGGATGGAAACTCGCCGCATGGCCTGTGCGACATGTCCGGCAATGTGTGGGAGTGGGTGGCTGACTGGGCAGAGATTCCGGGAAGATCGGAGGCAATAAAAATTATCAAAGGTGGGACGTATCGTTGCGATCAGGATTCAAAGACATTGAAACTGACATACCAGGGTGGGGGAAGAAACGAGTTCGCCGTAGATGTTGTCGGCTTTCGATGTGCGAAATAG
- a CDS encoding agmatine deiminase family protein: MPAEFEPHAATWLSWPHNEQSWPGKIEKIPPIWAEMVHHLTRTGEFVHINVTGEAMAAGVASLLSESGVPQDMYLLHPFPTNDAWCRDHGPIFVRNDRTGEIAVTDWEFNKWGGKYPPWDLDNAIPGRIAQRFRLRHFKPGIVLEGGSIDVNGRGTLITTAQCLLNPNRNPHLQQKDIERYLTDYLGADHFIWLHDGIEGDDTDGHVDDITRFVDPKTIVTAVEPDPASPNHEPLQKNLETLRLARDKDGSPFRIVELPMPERMVYEDTPLPASYANFYIGNRVVLVPTFGQPRDEQALAVLRGCFPGREVIGIYSYDLVWGFGAFHCVSQQQPA, encoded by the coding sequence ATGCCCGCCGAGTTCGAGCCCCACGCCGCCACCTGGCTCTCCTGGCCGCACAACGAGCAGTCGTGGCCGGGAAAGATCGAGAAGATACCGCCCATCTGGGCCGAGATGGTCCACCATCTGACCCGGACGGGCGAGTTCGTGCACATCAACGTCACCGGAGAGGCGATGGCCGCCGGGGTAGCGAGTCTCCTCTCCGAATCCGGCGTCCCGCAGGACATGTACCTGCTGCACCCCTTCCCCACGAACGACGCCTGGTGCCGCGATCACGGCCCGATCTTCGTCAGGAATGACCGGACCGGCGAAATCGCCGTCACCGACTGGGAGTTCAACAAGTGGGGAGGGAAATACCCCCCGTGGGATCTGGACAACGCCATTCCGGGCCGCATCGCCCAGCGGTTCCGGCTGCGGCATTTCAAACCCGGTATCGTGCTGGAGGGCGGGTCCATTGACGTGAACGGCCGGGGAACGCTCATCACCACGGCCCAGTGCCTGCTGAACCCGAACCGGAATCCCCATCTCCAGCAAAAGGATATCGAACGGTACCTCACCGATTATCTGGGCGCGGACCACTTCATCTGGCTTCACGACGGCATCGAGGGCGACGACACCGACGGCCATGTGGACGACATCACGCGGTTCGTGGATCCGAAGACCATCGTCACCGCCGTGGAGCCGGACCCGGCGAGCCCGAACCACGAACCGCTGCAAAAAAACCTGGAGACGCTTCGGCTGGCGAGGGACAAGGACGGCTCTCCCTTCCGGATCGTCGAACTGCCCATGCCCGAGCGGATGGTCTACGAGGACACACCGCTGCCGGCGAGCTACGCCAATTTCTATATCGGAAACCGGGTGGTCCTCGTCCCCACCTTCGGGCAGCCCCGCGACGAGCAGGCCCTCGCCGTTCTGCGCGGCTGTTTCCCCGGCCGCGAGGTGATCGGCATCTACTCCTACGATCTCGTCTGGGGCTTCGGCGCCTTCCACTGCGTCAGCCAGCAGCAACCGGCCTGA